The window ATCGAGCTGCAACCCGAGATCAAGGACAAGGAGCTGCTGCTTCGCGAGATCGATCTGATGGCGCGTCAGGTGCGGCAGTTGCTGCATCTCGCGGAAGTCAGCGAGTCGCAGAACTTCACGTTCGGTCAGGTGATCATCGCGGACGTGGCGCAGGACGTCGTCGCGTATCTCGCGCGCAAGGCGGACGCGAAAGAGGTCAAGCTCGAGATCGAGCCGCACCCGACACTGCCCGCGATATGGGCCGACCGGAGCGCGCTCTTCATCATGCTCAAGAACATCGTCGAGAATGCGATCAACGTGTCGCCGCCCAAGAGCGTGGTGTCGTTGGCGATCGACGAGGCGTCGATCCAGATACGCGACGAAGGGCCGGGTATCCGCCAGGAGCATCTGCCGTTTCTGTTCAAGCGGTTCTGGCGTGCGCCGGATGCGAAGCACGACGGCGCGGGTCTCGGGCTCGCCATCTGCAAGGAAATTGCCATCGCGCACGAATGGCGGTTGACGGTGAGCCGCCTCGCGGCCGGGACCTGCTTCACCGTCTGGCTTTAGCCATGTGACGGCTGCCGCTAGCGAGCCTCTCGATTCATTTTGTCGGCGATCAGGAAGTCGATTCGCTCCCGGGTCGCCTCCGTTGCCGGGTTGTAGATCACGAGGCAGAGATCGGGCCGGCCATCGACAGCAAAGGCCGAATATTCGAGCTCGATAGGCCCGACGAGCGGATGCCGGATTTCTTTCGTGCCTTCGCCATGCGTGCGCACGTCGTTGTCGCGCCAGATCCGATCGAAGTCGGGCGAGAGCCGGCTGAGTTCTTCCACGAACGCCTGGACGTTCCTCGCCGCTCCCGCGCGCGCGGCATCGGCCCGGAACGCGGCCACGACGAACCGCGCCACGCGTTCCCAATCGGGCTGCGCGGCACGCACCAAAGGATCGAGAAAGATGAGACGCAGCACGTTGCGCCGCTCGGGCGGGAGCGCGCCGTAGTCGGTCAGCACGGCTGTGACCGCGCGATTCCACGCGACGATGTCCCAGGTGGACGTCCTCACGACGGCGGGGCTGAATGTCAAGGAGTCGAGCACGCGTTGCAGCCGAGGCGGCACGTCGCCGATCGCCTGATAGCGGACCTCGGGCGGGCGTCCGAGTCCGATCAGAAAGAGGTGCTCGCGCTCGACGTCCGTCAGCATCAACGCCCGCGAGATCCGATCGAGCACCTCCGCCGACGGCGCGCCGCCGCGCCCCTGTTCGAGCCACGTGTACCACGTCGCGCTGACATTCGCGCGTTGCGCGACCTCTTCGCGCCGTAAGCCCGGCGTGCGCCGCCGTGCAACAGGGAACCCCAATGCCGCGGGGTCGAGTTTCGTGCGGCGGCCTCGGAGATAGGCGCCAAGCAGATTGTCGTTTCCGTTCGCCATGCTCATCCACACGGACGGTATTTCGAAAGCTGATTCGCCGCGCGCCGGCGCGGCGATTTTCAGCGGAATCCGGATCGTTGATCCGGATTCCTGATGATTGCTTTAAGAGTTCGCCTGTCCGGTATTGCGGCAGGCAGTGCGCCAGCGCGACGCCGTCTTCGACGCTTCCGCGCTTTCGGCGACTTCGCGCCACCACCTCTCGCCGCGATGCGGTTCGGCCAGGTCGAGCCGCTCGCCCATGCGCGGCGTCGAAAGGGCGATCCCGCGCGCCGCCGTCAAGCCCGTCACGCGCTCGAACGGTTCCTGCCAGCGATGCATGGCGAGATCGAACGTGCCGTTGTGAACCGGCATCAGCCAGCGGCCGCGTAGATCGACATGCGCCTGCACAGTGTCTTCGGGCTGCATGTGAACGTACGGCCATTGCGCATCGTAGGCGCCCGTTTCGAGCAGCGTGACGTCGAACGGGCCGAGCCGCTCGCCGATGGTCTTGAAGCCGTCGAAGTAGCCCGTGTCGCCGCTGAAGAACACGCGCAAATCGCCGTCGACGATCACCCACGAGGCCCACAACGTGCTGTTGCCGTCGAACAGGCTGCGCCCGGAGAAGTGCTGCGCGGGCGTCGCCGTGAGCGACAGGCCGTCCCTCTCCACGTTCTGCCACCAGTCGAGCTGACGGATCTTCGCGGCGTCGATGCCCCATTCGATCAGACGGTCGCCGACGCCCAGCGGCGTCAGGAACAGGCGCGTCGTCTCGGCGAGCGCGAGCACGGTTTCGCGGTCGAGATGGTCGTAGTGGTCGTGAGACAGAATCACGCCGGCGAGCGGCGGCAGATCCGCGAGTGCGATCGGCGGCGCGTGGAAGCGCTTCGGACCGACGCGCTTGAACGGCGACGCGCGCTCGCCGAACACCGGATCGGTCAGCCAGAACTGGCCGCGCAGCTTGAGCAGCATCGTCGAATGCCCGAGGCGGTAGAGGCTGCGGTCGGGCGCGGCGTCGAGCTGCTCGCGGGTGAGCGCGTCGAGGGGCAGTGCGCCTGCGGGTACGGTGCCGCCTGGCTTGTTGAACAGCACGTTCCACGTGATGCTCAACATCTTGCGGAAGCCTTCGACGGGACGCGGCTTGACGTTGCGAAAGCGCTCGCCGTCGTGCTGCGGGGACAGGTGCGAGCGGGACAACTCGCGCCCGCGCTTTGCGGCGGTGAGACCCAAGGCGCGGCTGAGGAAACCGGAAAGCGATGTCATGTAAGACGAATCCGTGATGGAAAGTACACCGGGCAGTGTAGTTTATTTTCGAGAAAAGTAAACTGCGCGGTGTAAAATTTCCGAATGGAAACGACCGCCACCCCCCAACGCCTGACTGATCGAAAGCGCGTCGCCATCATCGAGGCGGCGATCGAGGAATTTCGCTCGGCCGGCTTCGACGCGACCAGCATGGACCGTATCGCCGCGCGCGCGAGCGTCTCCAAGCGCACCGTCTACAACCATTTCCCGAGCAAGGAGGCGCTGTTCGCGTCGATCCTGCACCAGCTGTGGGATGCGAGCCGGACGGGCAGTGCGCCCGCCTATCGCGCCGACGCGCCGTTGCGCGTGCAGTTGCTCGACCTGCTGATGCGCAAGCTGCGTTTCATGAACGACGAAGCGTTCTTGTCGCTGGCGCGCGTGGCGATCGCGGCGGGCATCCATTCGCCGGAGCGCGCGCGCGACATGGTCGCGCGCATGGGCGAGCGCGAGGAAGACTTGATGGTGTGGGTACGTGCGGCCGCGGCCGATGGGCGTCTCAAGACATCGGACCCGGTATTCGCCACGCACCAGTTGTACGGGCTCGTGAAGGCGTTTTCGTTCTGGCCGCAGGTGACGATGGGGCAGCCGCCGCTCAGCAAAAGCGAACAGAAGAAAGTGGCGGAAGCGGCCGCCGATATGTTTCTCGCGCGCTATGCGTGACTAGCGCGCGAGAGAAGTGCGAGAAGCGCGAGAAGCGGCGCTAACGCGCCACTACTGCTGATCCTCCGTCGAGATGAAGACCATGCCGTGCGGGCTCTGCAGATTGGTCACGAGCGGAAGCAGGGCGCCGCTCTTCATATCGAGCTGACCGACATAGGCGGGGACCGCCGGCGTCGTGCCCGCGGCGGGCACGCCCGTCGACGCGGAGAACGCGGCGTCTTTCTGCCAGACATCGGCCGTGATCTTGTAGACGATGTTGGCCTTCGTGTCCGACACCAGGATGTAGCCCTTACGCGAGGAAGCGAACACCGTGTCGTCGACCTGCACGTTGCCCAGCAGCGGCAGATATTCGATTTGCGGATCGGTGCCCGGCGCGCGCCACAACACGAGCTGACTGTCGCCCTGGTCGTCGAGCAACACGTCGCCCGACGGCGTCAGCGTCATCGAGTCCGGATCGGTCAGGTTCAGCCGCTTCACCGTGCCGAACGGAATGTTGCTCGCTGCCGGCGTGCCGGAGAACACCGCGGAGACCTCGATCGTGCCGTTCGATTCGAGGATCGCGCGCACGATCGAAGGCCCGGTGTTCACGCCGCTCCCATTGAGCGTGGGATTGGACGCGCTGAAGTACGCCTGGCCATCCTTGAAGATGACGTCGTCGTAACCGCCGCCGTGCGGCGGCTTGCCGAAGACATAGCGCGTGGTGCGGCCCGTCGACGAGTCGATCGTGACGAGGTTGGCGTTCGCATCCTCGTTCTGCACGGCCCAGATTTCCCGTGTGTACGGATTGACCTTCAGGCCGTCGTTGTGTCCCACCACCGTGATGCTGCGCAGGACGTTGCCGTCGCGCGAGTATTCGACGATCTGGCTTTGCGCGTTGCCCGTACCGTCGGGCGCGCCGCCGTTGGCGTAGCCGATCCAGATGTGATTGTCGAGCACGGTGATCGAGTCAGGCGCGCTGGACCCTGCCGGCGGCTTGGCGAAGACGCTGATGCTGAAGCCGGGCGTGACGACCGGGCTCGGCGGCGTCTGGGCGACGGCGCCGGCGGAGGCGAGGCAGTAAGCGGCGAATGCGAGCGTGGTGCGATGAAGAATGCGGCGAGCAGCAGAAACAGATTGAATGCAAGGCATGTTCGGCTCCTGAGACGGGTATGCGGGGGGACGCAAAAGGCGCCGGACGGATTGAGTCGAGGCGGATTGGCCCGACGCAGATCGACCGTAATACGCAGAAATATTTCGTCAGACATGAAAGCATTCGAATGTGACTGAGGGGTGTCGGGGCCGCAAAAGAGGATAAGTTTACGAAGAGGCTACAGGCGGACTCCTACGGGTCCGCCATGCACTCGCCTTGCCGCTTAGACCTCGACGACGACCTTGCCGAACTGGCCGTTGTTCTCGAGATAGCGGTGAACTTCGACCATCTCGTCGAACTTGAACTTGCGATCGATGACGGGTTTGAGCGCGCCGCTTTCGAGGCCCTTGACGACATACTCGACAGCCGCCTTGCGCCGCGTTTCGTCGCCGCTCGTGAGCCAGATGTTGTGCGCCTTGATGGTCGGCATCTTCGCGATCATCGCGAGCACGGGGATCGGCGTTTCGCCCTCGGCGAGCGCACCGTAGAGATAGACCGTGCCTTGGAAGGCCAGCGCGTCGATCAGCTTAGGGAAGTTCGGGCCGCCGATCGGATCGAACGCGACGCGGGCACCCTTGCCTTCGGTGATGCGAAGGACTTCCGAGACCATATCGACCTCGTCGGTCGCGATCACATGCGCGGCCCCCGCCGCCAGCAGCGGGTCTCGTTTTGCCGAAGTGCGCGTCAGCGCAATCGACGTCGCGCCGGCATAGTTGGCGATCTGGATGGCCGCGAGCCCGACGCTGCTCGATGCCGCCGGAATGATGACGAAATCGCCTTTGCCCACCTTGGCGTCTTCGACCAGTGCGCCATAGGCGGTAACGAACATCATCCAGACCGATGCCGCTTCGGCAAACGACAGCGACTTCGGATGCTTGACGACCGCATAGCCCGGTACGTTAATGACCTCGCC is drawn from Trinickia violacea and contains these coding sequences:
- a CDS encoding TetR/AcrR family transcriptional regulator; amino-acid sequence: METTATPQRLTDRKRVAIIEAAIEEFRSAGFDATSMDRIAARASVSKRTVYNHFPSKEALFASILHQLWDASRTGSAPAYRADAPLRVQLLDLLMRKLRFMNDEAFLSLARVAIAAGIHSPERARDMVARMGEREEDLMVWVRAAAADGRLKTSDPVFATHQLYGLVKAFSFWPQVTMGQPPLSKSEQKKVAEAAADMFLARYA
- a CDS encoding helix-turn-helix transcriptional regulator, which produces MANGNDNLLGAYLRGRRTKLDPAALGFPVARRRTPGLRREEVAQRANVSATWYTWLEQGRGGAPSAEVLDRISRALMLTDVEREHLFLIGLGRPPEVRYQAIGDVPPRLQRVLDSLTFSPAVVRTSTWDIVAWNRAVTAVLTDYGALPPERRNVLRLIFLDPLVRAAQPDWERVARFVVAAFRADAARAGAARNVQAFVEELSRLSPDFDRIWRDNDVRTHGEGTKEIRHPLVGPIELEYSAFAVDGRPDLCLVIYNPATEATRERIDFLIADKMNREAR
- a CDS encoding zinc-dependent alcohol dehydrogenase family protein, whose protein sequence is MSRIIQFSKAGGPEVLEFVDAPVRTPAPSEVRIKVKAIGINRAESMWRTDIYIEPVQFPAGLGYEAAGIVDAVGSEVTGIAVGDEVSVIPSFSMNQYFTYGEVINVPGYAVVKHPKSLSFAEAASVWMMFVTAYGALVEDAKVGKGDFVIIPAASSSVGLAAIQIANYAGATSIALTRTSAKRDPLLAAGAAHVIATDEVDMVSEVLRITEGKGARVAFDPIGGPNFPKLIDALAFQGTVYLYGALAEGETPIPVLAMIAKMPTIKAHNIWLTSGDETRRKAAVEYVVKGLESGALKPVIDRKFKFDEMVEVHRYLENNGQFGKVVVEV
- a CDS encoding MBL fold metallo-hydrolase, yielding MTSLSGFLSRALGLTAAKRGRELSRSHLSPQHDGERFRNVKPRPVEGFRKMLSITWNVLFNKPGGTVPAGALPLDALTREQLDAAPDRSLYRLGHSTMLLKLRGQFWLTDPVFGERASPFKRVGPKRFHAPPIALADLPPLAGVILSHDHYDHLDRETVLALAETTRLFLTPLGVGDRLIEWGIDAAKIRQLDWWQNVERDGLSLTATPAQHFSGRSLFDGNSTLWASWVIVDGDLRVFFSGDTGYFDGFKTIGERLGPFDVTLLETGAYDAQWPYVHMQPEDTVQAHVDLRGRWLMPVHNGTFDLAMHRWQEPFERVTGLTAARGIALSTPRMGERLDLAEPHRGERWWREVAESAEASKTASRWRTACRNTGQANS